From Triticum urartu cultivar G1812 chromosome 2, Tu2.1, whole genome shotgun sequence, a single genomic window includes:
- the LOC125539007 gene encoding DEAD-box ATP-dependent RNA helicase 13-like has translation MADAPEQPTPDPPTPPQEAIQMPKKNKKGRRKKPKKAAAAAAAPSSSGATMVEDPFLVLAGGKEGGFLELEEIDGADFGIFGSFVEDVGASEKKAWNDQKKKKKKKKRKRGDAKRLDGDVGGDGDGDGDCAGDLVAESEEEGEKGENKRKRKKRNKKKRKVKDNDSESKEDVADDNVEDMQDDIENMEQDNKEEVKLGEDELYAWLELRLHPLLIKAMHRLGFNEPTPIQKACIPAGAHQGKDVIGAAETGSGKTLAFGLPILQRLLEERDKTTRLHVEDEKVAEGSSTGGPLRALILTPTRELAKQVCDHLKEAAKFLGIHVVPIVGGLSMEKQERLLKKKPEIVVGTPGRLWELMSSGNQHLVELHSLSFFVLDEADRMIERGHFKEVQSIIEMLPLSNSSDEQTVKATSSCETVANLQIKKRQTFVFSATLALSANFRKKLKRGLSTSKASTADDLSSIEELSKQAGMKPNAEIVDLTNASILPEKLEESFIECSDDDKDANLYYILSVHGQGRTIVFCTSISALRHISSLLRTLGINVLTNHAQMQQRARMKAVDRFREGENSVLVATDGFARGMDFDNVRTVIHYQLPHSSDVYIHRSGRTARKSLTGCSIALISPADKAKFYSLCKSFSKENLQQFPVDQAYMPAIMNRLSLARQIDKISSKSSKENANKSWLQRNAESMGLILEASDSEEERVRGHKQRKATSAQLQKLQQDLNELLQHPLQPKTFSRRYLAGAGISPLLQKQLEELSKRNVNSNSSNDNNKGSRFVIIGQDRVEPLQALQDSGQEICVNMDKQREKRRLAENWRRKKHEEKKSTREQKRKDRRSAKERD, from the exons ATGGCCGACGCACCGGAGCAGCCTACGCCAGACCCACCCACACCGCCGCAGGAGGCTATCCAAATGCCTAAGAAAAATAAGAAAGGCCGCAGGAAGAAGCCGAAgaaagccgccgccgccgctgccgccccctcctcctctggCGCCACCATGGTCGAGGATCCCTTCCTCGTCCTCGCCGGCGGCAAGGAAGGAG GGTTCCTGGAGCTGGAGGAGATCGACGGGGCCGACTTCGGGATCTTCGGGAGCTTCGTGGAGGACGTGGGAGCAAGTGAGAAGAAAGCGTGGAATgaccagaagaagaagaagaagaaaaagaaacgCAAGCGAGGGGATGCCAAGCGCTTGGATGGGGATGTAGGCGgcgatggtgatggtgatggcgATTGTGCAGGCGATTTGGTAGCTGAGAGCGAGGAGGAGGGTGAGAAGGGTGAGAATAAAagaaagaggaagaagaggaacaagaagaagaggaaggtgAAGGATAATGATTCAGAGAGCAAGGAGGACGTTGCTGATGACAATGTGGAAG ATATGCAAGATGACATTGAAAATATGGAACAAGACAACAAAGAGGAGGTGAAATTGGGTGAGGATGAACTTTATGCGTGGCTAGAGCTAAGATTGCATCCCCTTCTTATCAAGGCAATGCACAGGCTTGGGTTCAATGAACCAACACCTATACAGAAGGCTTGCATTCCTGCAGGGGCTCACCAAGGCAAG GATGTTATTGGAGCAGCTGAGACAGGTTCTGGCAAGACACTTGCTTTTGGTCTCCCTATTTTGCAGCGCCTTCTGGAAGAACGAGATAAGACCACAAGATTACATGTAGAAGATGAAAAAGTGGCGGAGGGAAGTTCTACAGGAGGCCCACTCAGAGCACTTATTTTGACACCCACCAGAGAACTTGCCAAACAG GTCTGTGATCATCTAAAAGAAGCAGCTAAGTTCTTAGGAATTCATGTTGTTCCTATCGTTGGTGGTTTATCCATGGAAAAGCAAGAACGACTTCTGAAAAAGAAACCTGAAATTGTTGTTGGAACTCCAGGAAGATTATGGGAGCTAATGTCATCAGGCAATCAGCACCTAGTTGAG CTGCATTCATTGTCATTCTTCGTGTTGGACGAGGCTGATAGAATGATAGAGCGGGGTCATTTTAAAGAAGTGCAATCTATCATTGAGATGCTTCCATTATCCAATAGTTCTGATGAGCAAACTGTAAAAGCCACATCAAGCTGTGAAACTGTGGCAAATTTGCAAATAAAGAAGAGGCAAACCTTTGTCTTCTCAGCAACGCTTGCACTTTCAGCTAATTTTCGCAAGAAGTTGAAGCGTGGGCTTTCTACTTCAAAGGCATCGACGGCTGATGATCTTAGTTCTATTGAAGAACTTTCGAAGCAGGCTGGTATGAAACCTAATGCAGAAATAGTTGATTTGACAAATGCTTCGATCTTGCCGGAGAAACTTGAAGAATCATTCATCGA GTGTAGTGATGATGATAAGGATGCCAACCTTTATTATATATTGAGTGTTCATGGGCAAGGCCGCACGATAGTATTTTGCACATCGATTTCTGCACTGCGTCACATTTCTTCCTTATTACGCACTCTTGGAATAAATGTCTTGACAAATCATGCTCAAATGCAACAAAGGGCTCGCATGAAG GCTGTGGATCGTTTCCGTGAAGGCGAGAACTCCGTTTTGGTCGCGACTGATGGTTTTGCAAGGGGCATGGACTTTGATAATGTTCGAACTGTTATCCATTATCAACTGCCACACTCAAGTGAT GTTTATATCCACAGGAGTGGAAGGACAGCGCGTAAATCATTGACTGGCTGCAGTATTGCATTAATCTCCCCTGCTGACAAAGCCAAGTTTTACTCTCTTTGCAAGTCGTTTTCAAAG GAGAACCTGCAGCAGTTTCCTGTTGATCAGGCCTACATGCCTGCAATAATGAATAGGCTCTCCCTTGCTCGGCAGATTGACAAGATATCAAGTAAAAGTTCAAAG GAAAATGCTAACAAATCCTGGCTTCAGAGGAATGCTGAATCCATGGGTTTGATATTGGAGGCTAGTGACAGCGAGGAAGAACGTGTACGGGGCCACAAGCAACGAAAGGCGACTTCGGCACAGCTCCAGAAACTTCAGCAG GATTTGAATGAACTCTTGCAACATCCCTTGCAGCCTAAGACATTCTCACGCCGCTATTTGGCCGGG GCTGGTATTTCaccattgcttcaaaagcaactAGAAGAGTTGTCCAAAAGGAATGTAAACAGTAATAGCAGTAATGACAATAATAAAGGATCGCGGTTTGTTATTATTGGCCAGGATCGTGTGGAACCGTTGCAAGCTcttcaagattctgggcaagAG ATTTGTGTGAACATGGACAAGCAAAGGGAGAAGAGAAGACTTGCTGAGAATTGGAGGCGAAAGAAACACGAAGAGAAGAAAA GCACACGAGAACAAAAGAGAAAGGACAGGAGAAGTGCTAAAGAGAGAGACTGA